Genomic segment of Streptomyces zhihengii:
GGCCACCAGCAGCAGGTCGCCCGAGTCGATGCGCACGGCGCCGAGCTCGGGGCCCGCGATCTCCACGGCCGTCCGCACGGCCTCGGTGACGTCGTAGGTGTCGACCAGCAGCGTCGTGCCCCGGCCGAGCGAGTCGACCTGGGCCTGGAAGGCGCCGCGCTCGCTGTCGTGCAGCAGGGTGAACGCGTGGGCGCTGGTGCCCACGGTGGGGATGGCGTACCGGAAGCCGGCCGCCAGGTCGGACGTGGAGTCGAAGCCGCCGACGTACGCGGCCCGGGCCGCGGCGACGGCCGAGAGCTCGTGGGTGCGGCGGGCGCCCATCTCGATGAGCCGTCGCCCGCCGGCGGCGGCGGACATCCGGGAGGCCGCCGCGGCGATCGCCGAGTCGTGGTTGAGGACGGAGAGGATCACCGTCTCCAGCAGCACGCACTCGGCGAACGACCCCTCGACCCGCAGGATCGGCGAGCCGGGGAAGTACACCTCGCCCTCCGGGTAGCCCCAGATGTCGCCGCTGAAGCGGTAGCCGGCCAGCCAGTCGAGGGTCCGCTCGTCGACGATGCCCGCATCGCGCAGGAAGCGCAGGACGCCCTCGTCGAACCGGAAGTTCTCCACCGCGTCCAGGACCCGGCCGGTGCCCGCCACGACGCCGTAGCGGCGGCCGCCGGGCAGGCGGCGGGTGAAGACCTCGAACACGGAGCGGCGCTCGGCGGTGCCGGAGTGCAGCGCCGCCTGGAGCATCGTGAACTCGTACTGGTCGGTGAAGAGCGCGGTCGACGGGACGTCCACCGGCAGCCCAAGGTCCGCAACATTCACGCCGATCAACCTCGCGCCTTCGTCTCGTGCCGGCCGTCGGCCGGGCGGTGCTCCGGGGACACGACCCCGTTCGGTGCAGCCATGACGGTCAGCGTACACCCCATTTCGTCACTCTGACGAGATCCCCCTCGGGGCGGGGGGCCGTTTGTGCGACCGGGGGTGTCAGGTGGCAGCATGGGTGGAGTGACTGTGCCACTGGAGATCGAGCGGACCGAGCCGGCCGAGGAGATCGTCGCCGTCCCCGAGCCGGACGTGCCCTGGGTGACCATCGTGCACAACGACCCCGTCAACCTGATGAGCTACGTCACCTATGTGTTCCAGGCGTACTTCGGCTATCCCAAGGACAAGGCGCACAAGCTGATGCTCGACGTCCATCACAAGGGGCGCGCGATCGTCTCCAGTGGTACCCGCGAGGAGATGGAGCGCGACGTGCAGGCGATGCACGGATACGGACTGTGGGCCACCCTCTCCCAGGACCGCAACGCATGAGCTCCCACTTCGAGCCGCTTCCGGGCGGCGGAGCCGCCGTGGCGCTGGACGAGGTCGAGATCTCCATCCTGCGCTCCCTCGCCGTCCAGTTGCTGGAGCTGCTCGGCCCCGGCGACGAACCGGCCCAGGGCGAGGACCCGCTGGCCGCGCTCTTCGCCGAGGGCCCCAGCGAACCGCCCTCCGACCCCGCGCTTGCGCGGCTGTTCCCCGAGGCGTACGGCGGCCCCGACGACGACCCGGAGGACCGCGAACTGCTCGCCGCCTCCGCCGAGTTCCGCCGTTTCACCGAGAACGACCTGCGCTCCCGCAAACGCGACGACGCGCTCGCCGTGGTCCGCACCCTGGACGGACTCACCCCCGCCGGTGACGGCGGCGCCGTGCTCGAACTCGGCGGCGACGACTGCCGGCACTGGCTCGGCGCGCTCAACGACCTGCGCCTGACCATCGGCACCCGCCTCGACGTCGGCGACGAGGACGAGAACAGCCGGCTCTACCGGCTCCCCGACTCCGACCCGCGCAAGCCGATGGTGATGGCGTACCTCTGGCTCGGCGCCCTCCAGGAGACCCTCGTGGAGACCTTGCTGCGGTGAACCGGGCGGCGGCGGGAGCCGCCGGCCGGGCGGGGCGCCGGCCTCGTCCATGGTTCGCTCAACGAACACTCAAATCCGGATAACGATCACGTCACCCGCGCGGCGCGTTTTGCCGACGCGGGTTTCTTATGTCCGCTTCTTCCTGTGGTGTGCGCCACACTCCGGCGGGTGGATCACTGTTGCGGCCGTGATAAATCTTCACGACCACCCGGGAACGCCACCCCTGTTCCCGGGGGCGCTGGGACCGGCGGACCGCCGGTGGCACTCCATCCATATCCGGGGGGATCAGGACCTGATCCGCGACCGCCGTCCGGCGGAGCGGATCGGCATGGAGAAAGGGCGCATCACCATGACCTCGGTGCAGGTCGACAAGAACACCGGCGACGAGGCCGGGGGCAACACCTCGCAGGAAGGCTACGAGCGCGGGCTCGGCAGCCGTCAGGTCCAGATGATCGCCATCGGCGGCGCCATCGGCGTCGGCCTGTTCATGGGCGCCGGGGCGAACATCGCCAAGGCCGGGCCCAGCATCATCCTCATGTACGCCCTCGCGGGCGTCGTCATCTTCTTCATCATGCGGGCGCTCGGTGAGCTGCTCCTCTACCGGCCGGTCTCAGGTTCGTTCGCCGAATACGCGCGTGAGTTCCTCGGCCCCTTCTTCGGATTCGTCACCGGCTGGACCTACTGGCTGATGTGGGTGGTGACCGGCATGGCCGAACTCACCGCCGCGGCCATCTACATCCACTTCTGGTTCCCGTCCATCCCGCAATGGGTCAGCGCCCTGGTCTTCCTCGTGGTGCTGTTCGGCGTGAACCTGATCTCGGTGAAGATCTTCGGCGAGGTCGAGTTCTGGTTCTCGATGATCAAGGTCACCGCCATCATCGGCATGATCGTCATCGGCCTGGGCGTCCTCACCCTCGGCTTCTCCGACGCCGGTGACACCGCCACCGTCTCCAACCTCTGGTCCCACGGCGGGTTCTTCCCCAACGGCATCGGCTCCAGCCTGATGACGCTCCAGGGCGTCATGTTCGCCTACCTCGCCGTCGAACTCGTCGGCGTCACGGCGGGCGAGTCGGAGAACCCCGAGAAGACCCTGCCCAAGGCCATCAACACGCTGCCCTGGCGCATCATCGTCTTCTACGTCGGCGCCCTGCTGGTCATCCTGTCCGTCGTGAAGTGGACCGAATTCTCCGCGGGCGAGAGCCCGTTCGTCCACGCCTTCGGCAAGATCGGCATCCCGCTCGCGGCCGGCATCGTCAACTTCGTGGTCCTCACCGCGGCCCTGTCGTCCTGCAACTCCGGCATGTACTCCACCGGCCGGATGCTCCGCGACCTCGCCGCCAACAAGGAGGCCCCGCAGTCCTTCGGGAAGCTGAACGCCCGCCGCACCCCCGCCGTCGGCATCGCGGTCTCCGTGGCCCTCATGGGCATCGGCGTCGTCCTCAACTACGTCGTCCCGGAGAAGGCGTTCCTCTACGTCACCTCGGTGGCCACCGCGGCCGGCATCTGGACCTGGATGATGATCCTCGTCAGCCACATCCGCTACCGCTCCGCGGTCGAGGCCGGGCGCCTGCGCGCCTCGTCCTTCCCCGCCCCCGGCGGCGCCCTGTTCAGCTGGGTCGCGCTGCTCTTCCTCATCGGCGTGACCTGCATGATCGCGTACGACAAGGACGCGCGCGTCTGCCTGTACGTCGCGGCCGGCTGGGCCGTGTGCCTGGCCGTCGGCTGGAAGCTGCTCAAGAAGCGCGACCCGCGCATCGCCGAGCGCGACCGGCAGCAGGTGGACGCCGGCCGCTGACCGGCCCGTCACCCGCTCCGTCTCGGCAGGCGGCCTCCGGATCCCTGATCCGGGGGCCGTCTGCCTATTCTGTCGCCCATGCTGACCATCACCCGCGCCCTGTTCGACCAGATCGTGGCCCACGCCCGTGCGGACCACCCCGACGAGGCGTGCGGCGTCGTCGCGGGACCGGAGGGATCCGGCCGCCCCGAGCGGTTCATCCCCATGCTCAACGCCGCCCGCTCGCCCACGTTCTACGAGTTCGACTCCGCGGACCTGCTGAAGCTCTACCGCGAACTCGACGACAACGACGAGG
This window contains:
- a CDS encoding nicotinate phosphoribosyltransferase, yielding MNVADLGLPVDVPSTALFTDQYEFTMLQAALHSGTAERRSVFEVFTRRLPGGRRYGVVAGTGRVLDAVENFRFDEGVLRFLRDAGIVDERTLDWLAGYRFSGDIWGYPEGEVYFPGSPILRVEGSFAECVLLETVILSVLNHDSAIAAAASRMSAAAGGRRLIEMGARRTHELSAVAAARAAYVGGFDSTSDLAAGFRYAIPTVGTSAHAFTLLHDSERGAFQAQVDSLGRGTTLLVDTYDVTEAVRTAVEIAGPELGAVRIDSGDLLLVAHRVRRQLDELGAVDTRIVVTSDLDEYAIASLAAAPVDAYGVGTQLVTGSGHPTCSMVYKLVARARSADPGAPLEPVAKKSLGAKTSIGGRKWAARRLDEHGVAEAEVVGIGEVPAELADRQLLVRLVEGGEVVGREPLDAARDRHIAARSALPMSAIQLSRGEPVLPTEYV
- the clpS gene encoding ATP-dependent Clp protease adapter ClpS, yielding MGGVTVPLEIERTEPAEEIVAVPEPDVPWVTIVHNDPVNLMSYVTYVFQAYFGYPKDKAHKLMLDVHHKGRAIVSSGTREEMERDVQAMHGYGLWATLSQDRNA
- a CDS encoding DUF2017 domain-containing protein codes for the protein MSSHFEPLPGGGAAVALDEVEISILRSLAVQLLELLGPGDEPAQGEDPLAALFAEGPSEPPSDPALARLFPEAYGGPDDDPEDRELLAASAEFRRFTENDLRSRKRDDALAVVRTLDGLTPAGDGGAVLELGGDDCRHWLGALNDLRLTIGTRLDVGDEDENSRLYRLPDSDPRKPMVMAYLWLGALQETLVETLLR
- a CDS encoding amino acid permease, translating into MTSVQVDKNTGDEAGGNTSQEGYERGLGSRQVQMIAIGGAIGVGLFMGAGANIAKAGPSIILMYALAGVVIFFIMRALGELLLYRPVSGSFAEYAREFLGPFFGFVTGWTYWLMWVVTGMAELTAAAIYIHFWFPSIPQWVSALVFLVVLFGVNLISVKIFGEVEFWFSMIKVTAIIGMIVIGLGVLTLGFSDAGDTATVSNLWSHGGFFPNGIGSSLMTLQGVMFAYLAVELVGVTAGESENPEKTLPKAINTLPWRIIVFYVGALLVILSVVKWTEFSAGESPFVHAFGKIGIPLAAGIVNFVVLTAALSSCNSGMYSTGRMLRDLAANKEAPQSFGKLNARRTPAVGIAVSVALMGIGVVLNYVVPEKAFLYVTSVATAAGIWTWMMILVSHIRYRSAVEAGRLRASSFPAPGGALFSWVALLFLIGVTCMIAYDKDARVCLYVAAGWAVCLAVGWKLLKKRDPRIAERDRQQVDAGR
- a CDS encoding Mov34/MPN/PAD-1 family protein, translating into MLTITRALFDQIVAHARADHPDEACGVVAGPEGSGRPERFIPMLNAARSPTFYEFDSADLLKLYRELDDNDEEPVIIYHSHTATEAYPSRTDVTYANEPGAHYVLVSTADHDDAGPFQFRSFRIVDGVITEEDVKVVEAYA